The following are encoded in a window of Aromatoleum petrolei genomic DNA:
- a CDS encoding carboxymuconolactone decarboxylase family protein: MARIQPIPLDALPAPLADAVARGCANRMLSSTVPVQVWAHRPELAQAWLATLETMHVSGVLDGRLRELVRLRIASITTCKACQLARKDDAVSEEDIACLSADDARFSPHEKAALRYAELFAADYMAIDDAVFAELGRHFSTAQIVELNMFCALMLAGGRMTYVQQAYAE; encoded by the coding sequence ATGGCGAGAATCCAGCCCATTCCCCTCGATGCGTTGCCTGCACCGCTTGCCGACGCAGTGGCGCGGGGGTGCGCCAATCGCATGTTGAGTTCCACCGTTCCGGTGCAGGTCTGGGCACATCGCCCCGAGCTTGCCCAAGCCTGGCTCGCGACCCTGGAAACGATGCACGTGAGTGGGGTGCTCGACGGCCGCCTCCGCGAGCTGGTGCGGCTCAGGATCGCCTCGATCACGACCTGCAAGGCGTGTCAGCTCGCGCGCAAGGACGACGCGGTGAGCGAGGAGGATATCGCCTGCCTGAGCGCGGACGATGCTCGTTTTTCGCCGCACGAGAAGGCGGCGCTGCGATACGCCGAGCTCTTTGCGGCCGACTACATGGCCATCGACGACGCGGTATTCGCCGAGCTCGGCCGCCATTTTTCCACCGCCCAGATCGTCGAGCTGAACATGTTCTGCGCGCTGATGCTAGCGGGTGGGCGCATGACCTATGTGCAGCAGGCGTACGCGGAGTAG
- a CDS encoding CoA transferase, whose protein sequence is MHEGILAGIRVVEIACGIPGPAAGLLLSEAGAEVIRIEAPGSDAEQGTALFSVLNRGKRRVELDLDRDDGRGRLRALLADADVLIHDFIPRRAAALGLADDVLAAACPQLVVSAITGWPSRHPLAEALPRESLVLARLGLLDEQPGHRPGPIFVRMPFASWLAAWFCVIGVMARLIARRRDGRGGAAHTSLAQAALAPMSMHWSRAETPTPVFAKGLDKTTPIPLHRCFDGRWIHVHYSPDKAPWMAEALAAMGPEAVAAENAKYPPSHVAPNFGANRAIIATRPAQEWVEHFWQHDVAAQVAAPFGEIYRDEQARANGFVVMVDDPVLGRVFEPGPAYTTDPPPRLRGGLLPLESDPAWSVPRAQAFDGVPKGQSGSAPLTGLRVLDLGAYLAGPFATQLLADLGAEVIKVEPPGGDAMRRLERIFAGTQRGKLGATLKLGDPTAQPALAALVRWADVVHHNVRLPAAHKLGIDYETLKAINPALVYCHISSYGPLGPRKDWPGFDQLMQAACGWEVECGGEGRPPMWLRFGVGDYFAALSSVFALLLAHFQRQITGDGQAVAASLLGATLLTVGEAVMRADGSLSPIDHLDAAQTGVSPDHRLYRCADGWLAVAALRPEEARALAALAGNDREAWFAAFSRETACECLTAAGVPCEPALENPGLSFLDDDGCRRAGLHAAYPHAVYGHLEQVGAYWNFCDLPLALDRAPPALGEHSHRVWRSVGLDEGQIQSMVAAAVTNP, encoded by the coding sequence ATGCACGAAGGCATCCTCGCCGGTATCCGCGTCGTCGAGATCGCATGCGGCATCCCCGGTCCGGCGGCCGGGTTGCTGCTCTCGGAGGCGGGTGCGGAAGTCATCCGCATCGAAGCGCCGGGCAGCGATGCGGAGCAGGGCACGGCCTTGTTCTCCGTTCTCAACAGGGGAAAGCGTCGGGTCGAGCTCGACCTGGATCGCGATGATGGGCGCGGGCGTCTGCGTGCCTTGCTGGCCGACGCCGACGTGTTGATCCACGACTTCATACCTCGCCGTGCGGCAGCGTTGGGGCTGGCGGACGACGTGCTTGCTGCAGCATGCCCGCAGCTTGTTGTCTCGGCAATCACCGGCTGGCCATCCCGGCATCCACTCGCCGAGGCCTTGCCGCGGGAATCGCTCGTGCTCGCGCGCTTGGGTCTGCTCGACGAGCAGCCTGGTCATCGGCCGGGCCCGATCTTCGTCCGCATGCCATTCGCGAGTTGGCTCGCCGCCTGGTTCTGCGTCATCGGGGTGATGGCGCGTCTGATCGCACGTCGACGCGACGGGCGCGGCGGGGCGGCTCACACCAGCCTCGCCCAGGCCGCGCTCGCACCGATGAGCATGCACTGGTCACGCGCCGAGACTCCGACACCGGTGTTCGCGAAAGGGCTCGACAAGACGACGCCTATTCCGCTGCACCGATGCTTCGACGGGCGCTGGATCCATGTGCACTACTCGCCGGACAAGGCGCCTTGGATGGCAGAGGCGCTCGCAGCGATGGGGCCCGAGGCGGTCGCGGCGGAGAACGCGAAATATCCGCCCAGCCACGTTGCGCCAAACTTCGGCGCGAATAGAGCAATCATTGCCACGCGCCCCGCGCAGGAATGGGTCGAACACTTCTGGCAGCACGACGTGGCCGCACAGGTGGCGGCCCCTTTCGGTGAGATATACCGCGACGAACAGGCGCGTGCCAACGGATTTGTCGTGATGGTGGATGATCCCGTCCTCGGTCGCGTGTTCGAACCCGGGCCGGCGTACACCACCGACCCTCCCCCGCGCCTGCGCGGCGGGTTGCTGCCGCTTGAATCGGACCCGGCTTGGAGCGTCCCGCGCGCGCAAGCATTCGACGGCGTGCCGAAGGGGCAGTCGGGGAGCGCACCCCTCACTGGCCTCAGGGTGCTCGACCTGGGCGCCTACCTTGCGGGGCCCTTCGCGACGCAGCTCCTCGCCGACCTCGGCGCCGAAGTCATCAAGGTGGAACCCCCCGGTGGCGATGCGATGCGCCGTCTGGAACGGATCTTCGCCGGCACGCAGCGTGGCAAGCTCGGTGCGACGCTCAAGCTCGGGGATCCGACCGCACAACCGGCACTCGCGGCGCTGGTGCGCTGGGCCGACGTGGTTCATCACAACGTCCGCCTGCCGGCCGCGCACAAGCTGGGTATCGACTACGAAACGCTGAAGGCGATCAATCCGGCGCTTGTGTATTGCCACATCAGCTCCTACGGTCCGCTGGGACCGCGCAAGGACTGGCCCGGGTTCGACCAGCTGATGCAGGCGGCCTGCGGCTGGGAAGTGGAATGCGGCGGCGAGGGGAGGCCGCCGATGTGGTTGCGCTTCGGCGTCGGGGACTACTTCGCCGCGCTGTCGTCAGTGTTCGCACTCCTGCTCGCGCATTTTCAGCGCCAGATAACGGGCGACGGACAGGCGGTGGCGGCATCGCTCCTCGGCGCGACGCTACTGACCGTGGGCGAGGCCGTGATGCGCGCCGACGGCAGTCTGTCCCCGATCGATCACCTCGACGCGGCGCAGACCGGCGTGTCGCCGGATCACCGTCTGTATCGCTGCGCGGACGGCTGGCTGGCTGTCGCCGCGCTGCGGCCGGAGGAAGCGCGGGCGCTCGCCGCCTTGGCCGGGAACGATCGCGAGGCCTGGTTTGCGGCGTTCAGCCGCGAGACGGCCTGCGAGTGTCTGACCGCGGCGGGGGTGCCTTGCGAGCCCGCGCTCGAAAACCCCGGTCTGAGCTTTCTCGACGACGACGGCTGCCGACGGGCGGGGCTGCACGCCGCCTATCCGCACGCGGTGTATGGGCACCTCGAACAGGTCGGCGCGTACTGGAACTTTTGCGACCTGCCCCTCGCCCTTGACCGGGCACCGCCGGCGCTGGGCGAGCACAGCCACAGGGTGTGGCGATCGGTCGGGCTCGACGAAGGGCAGATTCAAAGCATGGTCGCCGCGGCCGTGACCAATCCCTGA
- a CDS encoding SDR family NAD(P)-dependent oxidoreductase — protein MNELDFSGKTVLVVGGSSGIGNGMAQAFRRRGASVHVWGTRPTAADYADSADSNLEGLAYAQVDVADADAVACAPVPFERLDVLICSQGTVRYNREEFKVPAFREVVNVNLVSLMACGDKFHDMLAESRGSMIIVSSAAAFHSTVGTPAYNASKTGAYGLTRTLGEAWARDGIRVNGIAPGLVATKLTRITTDHPKRLEASLKNIPLGRLGTPEEMAGAALFLASPLASYMLGQTLLVDGGLLLA, from the coding sequence GTGAACGAACTGGACTTCAGCGGCAAGACGGTACTCGTGGTGGGAGGATCGAGCGGGATCGGCAACGGCATGGCGCAGGCCTTCCGTCGGCGCGGGGCGAGCGTCCACGTCTGGGGCACGCGACCGACCGCCGCCGATTATGCGGATTCGGCCGACTCGAACCTCGAGGGACTCGCGTATGCGCAAGTGGACGTGGCCGACGCAGATGCGGTGGCGTGCGCGCCGGTGCCGTTCGAGCGGCTCGACGTGCTGATCTGCTCGCAAGGCACGGTGCGCTACAACCGCGAGGAGTTCAAGGTGCCGGCCTTTCGGGAGGTCGTGAACGTGAACCTCGTGAGCCTCATGGCCTGCGGCGACAAGTTCCACGACATGCTCGCCGAGAGCCGCGGATCGATGATCATCGTGAGTTCGGCCGCGGCCTTCCATTCCACGGTCGGCACCCCGGCCTACAACGCTTCCAAGACGGGGGCCTACGGCCTTACCCGCACGCTGGGCGAAGCGTGGGCACGCGACGGCATCCGCGTGAACGGCATCGCCCCCGGGCTCGTCGCGACCAAGCTTACCCGCATCACGACGGATCACCCCAAGCGCCTGGAGGCATCGCTCAAGAATATTCCCCTCGGCCGCCTCGGCACGCCGGAAGAGATGGCCGGTGCGGCGCTCTTTCTCGCTTCGCCGCTGGCGTCCTACATGCTCGGCCAGACCCTGCTGGTCGATGGTGGCCTGCTGCTCGCCTGA
- a CDS encoding acyl-CoA dehydrogenase family protein, whose translation MAWDFETDPEFQQELDWIDRFVREEVEPLEHVLGSPWNIHDPRFEALVRPLQREVKARNLWACHLGPELGGAGYGQVKLALMNEILGRALFAPIVFGAHAPDSGNCEILAHYGTPEQKARYLEPLLDNRIVSCFAMTEPQGGADPKVFTTRAEQDGNDWLISGQKWFASNARYAAFYIVMAITDPTVSPYKGMSMFIVPACTPGIEIVRNVGVPDDPEATHGYLNFDRVRVAAENMLGAPGEAFVVAQVRLGGGRVHHAMRVIGQSQKALDALCERALSRSTQGSLLADKQMVQERIADAWIQLEQFRLLVMRTAWRIDKYQDYMKVRKDIAAVKATMPKVLHDIASSALQVHGSIGVSCEMPFVGLIVRAYQMGLADGPTEVHKVTVAKQLLREYTGCEDLFPDYHRPTAEAAARAKFSAVLG comes from the coding sequence ATGGCATGGGATTTTGAGACCGACCCGGAATTCCAGCAGGAACTCGACTGGATCGACCGCTTCGTGCGCGAGGAGGTCGAGCCGCTCGAGCATGTCCTCGGCAGTCCCTGGAATATCCACGATCCGCGCTTCGAGGCGCTGGTCCGCCCACTGCAGCGCGAGGTGAAGGCCAGGAATCTGTGGGCTTGCCACCTCGGACCGGAACTCGGCGGGGCGGGCTATGGCCAGGTCAAGCTGGCGCTGATGAACGAGATCCTCGGTCGCGCGCTGTTCGCGCCCATCGTGTTCGGTGCGCACGCGCCCGACTCGGGAAACTGCGAGATCCTCGCGCACTACGGCACGCCCGAACAGAAGGCGCGCTACCTCGAGCCGCTTCTCGACAACCGCATCGTGTCCTGTTTTGCGATGACCGAGCCGCAGGGGGGCGCCGATCCGAAAGTGTTCACGACGCGCGCCGAACAGGATGGCAATGATTGGCTGATTTCGGGGCAGAAGTGGTTCGCGTCGAACGCGCGCTATGCCGCGTTCTACATCGTCATGGCGATCACCGATCCGACCGTGTCGCCCTACAAAGGCATGAGCATGTTCATCGTGCCTGCCTGCACGCCGGGAATCGAGATCGTCCGTAACGTCGGCGTCCCTGACGATCCCGAGGCGACTCATGGCTACCTGAACTTCGACCGGGTGCGGGTGGCGGCGGAGAACATGCTCGGCGCGCCGGGCGAGGCCTTCGTCGTCGCGCAGGTGCGCCTCGGCGGGGGGCGCGTGCACCACGCGATGCGCGTCATCGGCCAGTCGCAGAAGGCGCTCGACGCGCTGTGCGAGCGGGCCTTGTCGCGCAGCACCCAGGGCTCGCTGCTCGCGGACAAGCAGATGGTGCAGGAGAGGATCGCCGATGCGTGGATCCAGCTCGAGCAGTTCCGCCTGCTGGTCATGCGCACTGCCTGGCGCATCGACAAGTACCAGGACTACATGAAGGTGCGCAAGGACATCGCCGCGGTGAAGGCGACGATGCCCAAGGTGCTGCACGACATCGCGTCGAGCGCATTGCAGGTGCATGGATCGATAGGGGTGTCGTGCGAGATGCCCTTCGTCGGCCTGATCGTGCGCGCCTACCAGATGGGGCTCGCGGACGGTCCCACCGAGGTGCACAAGGTCACCGTCGCCAAGCAGTTGCTGCGCGAGTACACCGGTTGCGAGGACCTGTTCCCGGACTATCACCGGCCGACGGCCGAGGCCGCTGCACGGGCGAAGTTCAGCGCGGTGCTGGGATGA